A window from Sceloporus undulatus isolate JIND9_A2432 ecotype Alabama chromosome 8, SceUnd_v1.1, whole genome shotgun sequence encodes these proteins:
- the LOC121914140 gene encoding uncharacterized protein C16orf52 homolog B isoform X3 has translation MDKLTIISGCLFLAADIFAIASLANPDWINTGESAGALTVGLVRQCQTIHGRDRTCIPPRLPPEWVTTLFFIIMGIISLTVTCGLLVASHWRREATKYARWIAFTGNMLPNKLDPPSPCGSLKPLLCVKTVSVYWLFLYILASHPPS, from the exons ATGGACAAACTGACCATCATCTCAGGATGCCTCTTCTTGGCCGCCGACATCTTCGCCATCGCCAGCCTGGCCAACCCGGACTGGATCAACACCGGGGAGTCCGCCG GTGCTCTCACAGTTGGCCTTGTGCGACAGTGTCAAACCATTCATGGACGTGACAGAACCTGTATTCCTCCCCGGTTGCCTCCTGAGTGGGTCACCACCTTATTTTTCATCATCATGGGCATCATTTCACTGACTGTCACGTGTGGCTTGCTAGTGGCTTCCCACTGGCGAAGAGAAGCAACTAAATACGCACGCTGGATAGCATTCACTGGAA ACATGCTTCCAAACAAGCTGGACCCTCCTTCGCCCTGTGGAAGCCTGAAGCCTCTACTCTGTGTAAAAACAGTATCTGTATACTGGCTGTTTCTGTACATACTGGCTTCTCACCCACCCAGCTGA
- the PDZD9 gene encoding PDZ domain-containing protein 9, producing MEEDGLGLILIQNGPYIQISGLVEKSAAERDGKLQAGDTLLKIGHANVLGWTLRELRQLLHTTPVGTVLQIQVYRDFMKLPSRWETAFNNIPERKGPEIEETSSCASEEAWTSSEGSEELVSDHIPRENDSEDDNVVGGGHMVCFDEDGIFTRTGVTGAPFSSRTVHAETFPNVKAVQSLSFEPSNQPKWISKDWHIFERKTYTFTVGSDIGCDIMIHKGFEDKSDVDTSTSYLTSSSPYWIMSKHDAEASASSSSSVSDAFWLENVAYEFE from the exons ATGGAAGAGGACGGATTAGGCCTGATCCTCATTCAGAATGGGCCCTATATCCAGATATCAGGCCTAGTAGAGAAAAGTGCAGCAGAAAGAGATGGAAAGCTCCAGGCAG GTGATACCTTGCTTAAGATTGGACATGCGAATGTCTTGGGGTGGACGCTGCGAGAGCTAAGGCAACTTTTGCACACAACTCCTGTTGGTACGGTTCTACAGATCCAGGTTTACAGAGATTTCATGAAGTTGCCAAGCAGATGGGAAACTGCCTTCAACAACATCCCTGAAAGAAAGGGACCTGAAATAGAAGA GACATCAAGCTGTGCCAGTGAAGAAGCCTGGACAAGTAGCGAAGGCTCCGAAGAGCTTGTAAGTGATCACATTCCACGTGAGAATGACAGCGAAGATGACAATGTTGTTGGCGGAGGCCATATGGTCTGCTTTGATGAGGATGGCATTTTCACTCGAACCGGAGTCACAGGTGCTCCTTTCAGTAGCAGAACTGTACACGCAGAGACTTTCCCCAATGTTAAAGCTGTACAGTCACTTTCCTTTGAGCCTTCAAATCAACCAAAATGGATCTCTAAAGACTGGCATATCTTTGAAAGGAAAACATACACATTTACTGTGGGTTCAGACATTGGTTGTGACATCATGATCCATAAAGGTTTTGAAGACAAAAGCGATGTTGACACTTCAACTTCATATTTAACATCTTCTTCACCATACTGGATTATGTCAAAACATGATGCTGAGGCATCAGCgtcatcttcctcttctgtttctgACGCATTTTGGCTTGAAAATGTTGCTTATGAATTTGAATAG